From Burkholderia sp. WP9, a single genomic window includes:
- a CDS encoding MFS transporter, whose amino-acid sequence MNTTTDASHAVQASQSTSRGAIAAAVIGNWLEFFDFTVYGFFAVIIGKLYFPSADPTTSLLLSVATFAAGFITRPLGSVMLGVYADRKGRKAALNLTIMLMAVSTGLIAIAPTYAQIGLAAPLLIVLARLVQGFSQGGEFGAATSTLLEQGGGTRRGFRASWQLATQGGAALMGSGIAAALSGALPKESLESWGWRIPFLLGVLIAPVGMYLRRRLADDAASAHSHAIERGVLHELFTQHLRPLILITLTVMGGTVSTYILTFYMPTYAIHTLGLPMSLSMLVGVASGFVMLVTCPLFGMLSDRIGSRKRPILFGRGVLVLLLFPAFMLINRFPQLPVIMSLTALMLLFYSMGSASEFALMCESFPRRVRATGISIAYALSVCVFGGTAQLVATWLIKLTGSKLAPAGYVAACVVVSLIAVSMLKETAERPID is encoded by the coding sequence ATGAACACCACGACCGATGCGAGCCACGCCGTTCAGGCGAGCCAATCCACCAGCCGCGGCGCGATTGCCGCCGCGGTGATCGGCAACTGGCTCGAGTTCTTCGACTTCACCGTGTACGGGTTTTTTGCCGTGATCATCGGCAAGCTGTATTTCCCGTCGGCGGACCCGACTACTTCGTTGCTGCTCTCCGTGGCGACCTTTGCGGCAGGTTTTATCACGCGCCCGCTCGGCAGCGTCATGCTCGGCGTGTACGCGGACCGCAAGGGCCGCAAAGCCGCGCTGAATCTGACCATCATGCTCATGGCGGTGAGCACCGGCCTGATCGCGATTGCGCCGACCTATGCGCAAATCGGTCTTGCGGCGCCGCTTCTGATCGTGCTGGCGCGTCTCGTACAAGGCTTTTCGCAAGGCGGTGAGTTCGGCGCGGCCACCTCCACGCTGCTCGAACAGGGCGGCGGCACGCGGCGCGGTTTCCGTGCGAGCTGGCAACTGGCCACGCAAGGCGGCGCGGCGCTGATGGGCTCGGGCATCGCCGCGGCGTTGTCCGGCGCGTTGCCGAAGGAATCGCTGGAAAGCTGGGGCTGGCGCATTCCGTTCCTGCTCGGCGTATTGATTGCGCCGGTCGGCATGTACCTGCGCCGCCGTCTGGCCGACGACGCGGCCAGCGCGCACAGCCACGCGATCGAGCGCGGCGTGTTGCACGAACTCTTCACGCAGCATCTGCGCCCGCTGATCCTGATCACGCTGACGGTGATGGGCGGCACGGTCTCGACCTATATCCTGACCTTCTACATGCCGACCTACGCGATCCACACGCTCGGCCTGCCGATGTCGCTGTCGATGCTGGTGGGCGTCGCCTCGGGCTTCGTGATGCTGGTTACGTGCCCGCTGTTCGGCATGCTGTCGGACCGGATCGGCAGCCGCAAGCGGCCGATCCTGTTCGGACGCGGCGTGCTGGTGCTGCTGCTGTTTCCGGCCTTCATGCTGATCAACCGCTTTCCGCAGTTGCCCGTCATCATGTCGCTGACCGCGCTGATGCTGCTGTTCTATTCGATGGGCTCGGCGTCGGAATTCGCGTTGATGTGCGAGTCGTTTCCGCGGCGCGTGCGCGCCACCGGCATTTCGATCGCCTATGCGTTGAGTGTCTGCGTGTTCGGCGGCACCGCGCAACTGGTTGCGACGTGGCTCATCAAGCTGACGGGCAGCAAGCTGGCGCCGGCCGGGTATGTGGCGGCGTGCGTCGTAGTGTCGTTGATCGCGGTGTCGATGCTGAAGGAAACCGCGGAACGGCCGATCGACTGA
- a CDS encoding M20 aminoacylase family protein — protein MSEAARFTEVSDLVPAAESLREIRHHIHHHPELAYEEHQTGALVADKLEQWGWQVTRGVGQTGVVGTLKVGDGKRSVGIRADMDALPIIEQTGLPYASGTHGKMHACGHDGHTTMLLGAAQRLAATRNFSGTVHLYFQPAEESGIDSGALKMINDGLFERFPCDAVFGVHNHPGEEPGVLLFRKGPFMSAGDKAIITIEGVGGHAARPHLTVDPVVVAASIVMALQTIVARNVDPSQPAVVTVGSMHAGTANNVISSSAKLELSVRSFSPEVRALLKKRITELAETQAASYGGKAVVEYIEGYPVVVNSDAETDFAVEVARELVGDDKVVAQTDILMGSEDFAFMLQKRPGTFLRIGNGAGEDGCMVHNPHYDFNDRNLPVGAAFWTRLVERYLAQ, from the coding sequence ATGAGCGAAGCCGCGCGTTTTACCGAAGTGTCCGACCTGGTGCCTGCCGCCGAGAGCCTGCGCGAGATTCGCCATCACATTCACCACCATCCGGAGCTGGCTTACGAGGAGCACCAGACGGGCGCCCTGGTCGCCGACAAGCTCGAACAATGGGGCTGGCAGGTCACGCGCGGCGTCGGTCAGACGGGCGTGGTGGGCACGCTGAAGGTGGGCGACGGCAAGCGCAGCGTTGGCATTCGCGCGGACATGGACGCGTTGCCGATCATCGAGCAAACCGGTCTGCCGTATGCGAGCGGCACGCACGGCAAGATGCACGCATGCGGCCACGACGGGCACACCACGATGCTGCTCGGCGCGGCGCAACGCCTCGCGGCTACGCGCAATTTTTCGGGCACGGTGCATCTGTACTTTCAGCCTGCCGAGGAGAGCGGCATCGACAGCGGCGCGCTGAAGATGATCAACGACGGCCTGTTCGAGCGCTTTCCCTGTGACGCCGTGTTCGGCGTGCACAACCATCCCGGCGAGGAACCGGGCGTGCTGCTGTTCCGCAAGGGGCCGTTCATGTCGGCGGGCGACAAGGCGATCATCACGATCGAAGGCGTGGGCGGGCACGCGGCGCGTCCGCACCTGACGGTCGATCCGGTCGTGGTGGCGGCCAGCATCGTGATGGCATTGCAGACGATCGTCGCGCGCAATGTCGATCCGTCGCAACCGGCGGTGGTGACGGTCGGCTCCATGCATGCGGGCACCGCGAACAACGTGATTTCGAGCAGCGCGAAGCTGGAGCTGAGCGTGCGCTCGTTCAGCCCCGAAGTGCGCGCACTGTTGAAGAAGCGTATTACCGAACTCGCCGAAACCCAGGCGGCGAGCTATGGCGGCAAGGCGGTGGTGGAATACATCGAAGGCTATCCGGTCGTGGTCAATTCGGATGCCGAAACGGATTTCGCAGTGGAAGTGGCGCGCGAACTGGTCGGCGACGACAAGGTGGTCGCGCAAACCGACATTCTGATGGGTAGCGAAGACTTTGCCTTCATGCTGCAGAAGCGGCCGGGCACGTTTTTGCGGATCGGCAACGGCGCGGGCGAAGACGGCTGCATGGTGCACAACCCGCACTACGACTTCAACGACCGCAATCTGCCGGTCGGCGCGGCGTTCTGGACGCGGCTGGTGGAGCGCTATCTGGCGCAGTAA
- the ltrA gene encoding group II intron reverse transcriptase/maturase, which translates to MNGREKSDSAVVAMKPANKAGEPAAEWVEPRAGTKGNTGQPHTHRAQNRASVPQRLERVRQAARQRKKERFTALLHHVTVDRLRMAFFALKRSAAPGVDGLTWRYYEAGLEENLQRLFSQVQSGAYRALPVRRQYIPKPDGKQRPLGIAALEDKIVQRAVVEVLNAIYEEDFLGFSYGFRPGRSQHDALDALATAITHTPVNWILDADLRSFFDSVSQSWLVRFIEHRIGDQRIIRLVRKWLKAGVLEDGELSVSETGTPQGSVASPLFANVYLHYVFDLWANRWRRREATGNVIILRYADDIVVGFEHEADARRFWDAMRSRLEEFSLELHPDKTRLLEFGRYAAVNRQRRGLGRPETFTFLGFIFICGRSRRGAFQLQRKTRGDRMRARLRQIKEALRKRMHEPIPVQGQWLRQVVRGYFAYHAVPTNSRALVAFRHHVTDLWRRTLRRRSQKDAMTWERMRRIANAWLPPPRILHPWPDRRFAVKHPR; encoded by the coding sequence ATGAACGGACGGGAGAAGTCAGACTCCGCCGTAGTAGCGATGAAGCCTGCGAACAAGGCTGGGGAACCAGCTGCGGAGTGGGTGGAGCCAAGGGCGGGGACCAAGGGGAACACGGGTCAGCCACACACGCACCGGGCGCAGAACCGGGCAAGCGTGCCACAGCGGCTGGAACGTGTACGGCAGGCTGCAAGACAGCGGAAGAAGGAGCGGTTCACCGCGCTTCTACACCACGTCACAGTCGACCGACTTCGGATGGCATTCTTTGCGCTCAAACGCAGTGCGGCTCCCGGAGTGGATGGCCTGACGTGGCGGTACTACGAGGCAGGACTGGAAGAGAATCTCCAGCGCCTGTTCTCGCAGGTACAGAGCGGAGCGTACCGGGCACTGCCTGTTCGGCGACAGTACATACCGAAGCCGGACGGCAAACAGCGCCCGCTGGGGATTGCCGCGCTGGAAGACAAGATCGTCCAGCGTGCGGTGGTGGAAGTGCTGAACGCGATATACGAGGAAGACTTTCTTGGTTTCTCGTACGGGTTTCGGCCCGGGCGTAGTCAACATGATGCGCTGGATGCGTTAGCGACGGCCATCACCCACACCCCGGTGAACTGGATTCTGGACGCGGACCTTCGGAGCTTCTTCGACTCGGTTAGCCAGAGTTGGCTAGTCCGTTTCATTGAGCACCGGATCGGCGACCAGCGCATCATCCGCCTTGTGCGCAAGTGGCTCAAGGCGGGTGTTCTGGAAGACGGAGAGCTGAGCGTCAGTGAGACCGGTACACCACAGGGATCAGTGGCTTCACCGCTGTTCGCGAACGTGTACCTGCACTATGTCTTCGATCTCTGGGCCAACCGGTGGCGACGGCGGGAAGCAACGGGCAACGTGATCATCCTGCGGTATGCGGATGACATCGTTGTCGGCTTCGAGCACGAAGCTGACGCGCGGCGCTTCTGGGACGCGATGCGATCGAGGCTGGAAGAGTTCTCGCTTGAGCTACATCCGGACAAGACGAGACTGCTGGAGTTCGGCCGCTATGCAGCGGTCAACCGCCAGAGACGGGGTCTTGGCCGACCGGAGACCTTCACCTTTCTGGGTTTCATCTTTATCTGCGGCAGATCTCGTCGCGGGGCTTTCCAGTTACAGCGGAAGACCCGAGGGGATCGCATGCGGGCGAGACTCAGGCAGATCAAGGAGGCGCTCCGGAAGCGCATGCACGAACCGATTCCAGTGCAAGGGCAATGGCTCAGGCAGGTGGTTCGCGGATACTTCGCGTATCACGCGGTGCCTACCAACTCGCGGGCACTCGTCGCATTCCGACATCACGTCACCGATCTATGGCGGCGCACGCTCCGGCGGCGCAGTCAGAAGGACGCCATGACGTGGGAGCGAATGAGACGAATCGCCAATGCCTGGCTTCCGCCCCCTCGAATCCTTCATCCGTGGCCTGATCGGCGCTTCGCCGTCAAACACCCGAGGTAG
- a CDS encoding LysR substrate-binding domain-containing protein: MKLQQLQAFVAAAHHRSLRAAARELGVTQPAVTHTIRELESALNAELMVRSVRGIELTACGLALLPRAEQLLGDMRRTVEAVEQVKGELAGKVSVGTMPSIALTALPHAVSKFRRAMPLVNLHLEEVTIPDAVARLRNGALDIAAIHHVQALDSDLVQAPLYSTQFVVAMRAGHPLANVTRLHELLDAEWIVTVGADHFPHSVMMAMFNAHGLPVPKRLVRAPSSFAVTLGLVSQTDVIGCFTRPLAQMVAPLGIRVAQIEEALPNYDLSIISRRDLLPTPAVLQFVACLQEATRERMAAAG; the protein is encoded by the coding sequence ATGAAACTGCAGCAGTTGCAAGCGTTCGTCGCCGCCGCCCATCACCGCAGCCTGCGCGCCGCCGCGCGCGAGCTTGGCGTCACGCAGCCGGCCGTCACGCATACGATCCGCGAGCTCGAAAGCGCGCTGAATGCGGAATTGATGGTGCGCAGCGTACGAGGCATCGAACTGACGGCTTGCGGGCTTGCGCTGCTGCCGCGCGCCGAACAGTTGCTCGGCGATATGCGGCGCACGGTGGAAGCCGTCGAACAGGTGAAGGGAGAACTGGCCGGCAAGGTCAGCGTGGGCACCATGCCGTCGATTGCGCTCACGGCGCTGCCGCACGCGGTCTCGAAGTTTCGCCGCGCGATGCCGCTCGTCAATCTGCATCTGGAAGAAGTGACGATACCGGACGCGGTCGCGCGTTTGCGCAATGGCGCGCTGGATATCGCGGCGATCCACCACGTGCAGGCGCTCGACAGCGACCTGGTGCAAGCGCCGCTCTACTCCACGCAGTTCGTCGTCGCCATGCGCGCCGGGCATCCGCTCGCCAACGTGACGCGCCTGCACGAGCTACTCGACGCGGAGTGGATCGTGACCGTGGGCGCCGATCATTTCCCCCATAGCGTGATGATGGCCATGTTCAACGCACATGGCTTGCCGGTGCCGAAGCGGCTGGTGCGGGCGCCGTCGTCGTTCGCGGTGACGCTCGGGCTGGTGTCGCAAACCGACGTGATCGGCTGCTTCACGCGACCGCTGGCGCAAATGGTCGCGCCGCTCGGCATCCGCGTCGCGCAGATCGAAGAGGCGCTGCCGAACTACGATCTCAGCATCATTTCGCGGCGCGATCTGTTGCCGACACCGGCCGTGCTGCAGTTCGTAGCGTGCTTGCAGGAAGCGACGCGGGAACGGATGGCGGCAGCCGGATAG
- the phnN gene encoding phosphonate metabolism protein/1,5-bisphosphokinase (PRPP-forming) PhnN produces the protein MTGRLIYVMGPSGAGKDSLLEFARKRLMGEPILFAHRYITRPSGNGEAHVALSVEEFAARSVLGLFALEWSSHSLRYGIGIELDAWLARGCTVVVNGSRQHLQHTLARYPKTEVVHVDAAPHILEARLGARARESAEQVAARLARRAPFSLPDGVRCTTIDNSGTLDEAGHALIAFLKAEADVQ, from the coding sequence ATGACAGGTCGTTTGATCTATGTAATGGGGCCGTCCGGCGCGGGCAAGGACTCGCTGCTGGAGTTCGCGCGCAAGCGGCTGATGGGCGAGCCGATTCTGTTTGCGCACCGCTATATCACGCGGCCGAGCGGCAACGGCGAAGCGCATGTGGCGTTGAGCGTCGAAGAGTTTGCCGCGCGCTCCGTGCTTGGTCTGTTCGCGCTCGAATGGTCCAGCCACTCGCTGCGCTATGGCATCGGTATCGAACTGGATGCGTGGCTGGCGCGTGGTTGCACGGTGGTCGTCAACGGCTCGCGTCAGCATTTGCAGCACACGTTGGCGCGTTATCCGAAGACGGAAGTGGTGCACGTCGACGCCGCGCCGCATATTCTCGAAGCCCGGCTCGGCGCGCGGGCGCGCGAATCGGCGGAACAGGTGGCGGCGCGGCTCGCGCGCCGCGCGCCGTTCTCGCTGCCGGACGGCGTGCGCTGCACCACGATCGACAATTCCGGCACGCTGGATGAGGCGGGCCACGCGTTGATCGCGTTTCTGAAAGCGGAAGCCGACGTTCAGTAA
- a CDS encoding DUF1045 domain-containing protein yields the protein MSGAAWGAEARFAVYYAPARESAWWQAGSAWLARDAESGECCEAPQPPELTRPLAALTEAPRRYGWHGTLVAPFRLAEGVTQAHVLHATREWARTQSAFALPVEAATLGDFVALRPADAEGESHIRDVATSALHTLDALRARPLAADLARRLAAPLSERQRALLIEWGYPYVLDEFRFHMTLSSSLADAKERATLVAWWQARTAALGPLIVDHAALFVEPAPGEPFVLWQRVPFQTGEV from the coding sequence ATGAGCGGCGCGGCCTGGGGCGCCGAGGCTCGTTTTGCCGTGTATTACGCGCCCGCGCGTGAATCGGCGTGGTGGCAGGCCGGTTCGGCGTGGCTCGCGCGCGACGCGGAAAGCGGCGAGTGCTGCGAGGCTCCGCAACCTCCGGAACTGACGCGACCGCTCGCGGCGTTGACTGAAGCGCCGCGCCGCTACGGCTGGCACGGCACACTGGTCGCGCCGTTTAGACTCGCCGAAGGCGTGACACAGGCACACGTATTGCACGCCACGCGTGAATGGGCCCGCACGCAAAGCGCATTCGCGCTGCCGGTGGAAGCCGCAACGCTTGGCGATTTCGTCGCGCTGCGGCCAGCCGATGCAGAAGGCGAATCCCACATTCGCGACGTGGCCACGAGCGCCTTGCACACGCTCGATGCTTTGCGCGCACGGCCGTTGGCCGCGGATCTCGCGCGTCGACTGGCCGCGCCGCTGAGCGAACGGCAACGTGCGCTGTTGATCGAATGGGGCTATCCGTACGTGCTCGACGAATTCCGTTTTCACATGACGCTCTCCAGTTCGCTCGCCGACGCGAAGGAACGCGCCACGCTGGTCGCATGGTGGCAAGCGCGCACGGCCGCGCTTGGGCCGCTGATTGTCGATCATGCTGCGCTCTTCGTCGAACCGGCGCCCGGAGAGCCGTTCGTGTTGTGGCAACGTGTGCCCTTCCAGACCGGCGAGGTGTAA
- the phnF gene encoding phosphonate metabolism transcriptional regulator PhnF translates to MTSNDNATPGTMLERGAGVAVWRQIEQILAAEIAASGFGEEGRLPSEGELAKRFDVNRHTVRRAMLGLAALGLVSVEQGRGTFVQPGAIDYTIGRRTRFTENLRQQHHAAAGTMLSAARVKAEPSVAKALSLRAGAPVYRIESLHESDGVPLTFARNWYPAARFADLPEVLERTGSITKAMAEFGVNDYLRKWSRIGSVLPEPEVARRLNINRQQPVLWVENVDVDLQGTPVKYGFTHFAADRVQLLVEHDL, encoded by the coding sequence ATGACATCGAACGACAACGCGACGCCGGGCACGATGCTCGAACGCGGCGCGGGCGTTGCCGTGTGGCGGCAGATCGAGCAGATCCTGGCGGCGGAAATCGCCGCCAGCGGTTTCGGCGAAGAAGGGCGTCTGCCGAGCGAAGGCGAACTGGCCAAACGCTTCGACGTGAACCGGCATACCGTGCGCCGGGCCATGCTGGGTCTTGCCGCGCTGGGCCTCGTCAGCGTCGAGCAGGGGCGTGGCACCTTCGTGCAACCCGGCGCGATTGACTATACGATCGGCCGCCGCACGCGGTTCACGGAAAACCTGCGCCAGCAGCATCACGCGGCGGCCGGCACGATGTTGTCGGCCGCGCGCGTGAAGGCCGAGCCGAGCGTTGCCAAGGCGCTGAGTCTGCGCGCCGGTGCGCCGGTCTACCGGATCGAATCGCTGCACGAATCCGACGGCGTGCCGCTCACCTTCGCGCGCAACTGGTATCCCGCGGCGCGGTTCGCGGACTTGCCGGAGGTGCTGGAGCGTACCGGCAGCATCACCAAGGCCATGGCGGAATTCGGCGTGAACGACTATCTGCGCAAGTGGAGTCGCATCGGCAGCGTGCTGCCCGAACCGGAGGTGGCACGGCGTTTGAATATCAACCGTCAGCAGCCCGTGCTGTGGGTCGAAAACGTCGATGTGGATCTGCAGGGCACGCCGGTCAAATACGGCTTCACCCACTTTGCCGCGGACCGCGTGCAACTGCTGGTGGAGCACGACCTATGA
- the phnG gene encoding phosphonate C-P lyase system protein PhnG, with protein MSATSTSPSTALPSSARRAWMAVLARTPRADLEAALERALRGIPTPTYDWLRPPEIGLAMVRGRIGGSGDPFNLGEATVTRATLRLRASADADATVGVACHLGRDRRRAELAALADALLQMPAHHAVLHEQLIEPLAAQQAAKRAGRQQDAAATRVEFFTMVRGD; from the coding sequence ATGAGTGCCACTTCCACCTCGCCTTCCACCGCTCTGCCCTCGTCGGCCCGGCGCGCATGGATGGCCGTGCTGGCCCGCACGCCACGAGCCGATCTCGAAGCCGCGCTCGAACGCGCATTGCGGGGAATCCCCACTCCAACGTATGACTGGCTGCGTCCGCCGGAAATCGGCCTCGCCATGGTGCGCGGGCGGATCGGCGGCAGCGGCGACCCGTTCAATCTCGGCGAAGCCACGGTCACCCGCGCCACCTTGCGTTTGCGCGCGTCGGCCGACGCTGACGCGACGGTTGGCGTGGCGTGTCATCTGGGCCGCGACCGCCGCCGCGCCGAACTGGCGGCGCTGGCAGACGCCCTCTTGCAAATGCCGGCGCATCACGCCGTCTTGCATGAGCAACTGATTGAGCCGTTAGCCGCACAGCAGGCCGCGAAACGCGCCGGGCGGCAACAGGACGCCGCGGCCACGCGCGTCGAATTCTTCACGATGGTTCGGGGCGACTAA
- the phnH gene encoding phosphonate C-P lyase system protein PhnH, protein MGNSQIALSSALTDLTPSFADPVHDTQAVFRTLLDALSRPGTVGVIENVLPEVRATRADLAAFAALLALCDYATPVWLAQPDTALGSSLRFHTGAPLVDEPAQAAFAYIHDAGALPPLQSFALGAAESPEQSVTLLIRVEALTGGAPIVLSGPGIQHTATIAPVGLPERFWRERAALAPLFPCGVDCYLVCGARLIGLPRTTQAKVN, encoded by the coding sequence ATGGGAAACTCACAGATTGCGTTGTCTAGCGCGTTGACCGACTTAACGCCAAGCTTCGCCGATCCGGTGCACGACACCCAGGCCGTGTTTCGCACCTTGCTCGATGCGCTGTCGCGTCCGGGCACGGTCGGCGTGATCGAGAACGTGTTGCCCGAAGTGCGAGCCACCCGCGCGGACCTTGCCGCCTTCGCCGCGCTGCTCGCACTCTGCGACTACGCCACGCCGGTGTGGCTCGCGCAACCCGATACGGCGCTCGGTTCGTCATTGCGCTTTCACACCGGCGCGCCGCTCGTCGACGAACCCGCACAAGCCGCCTTTGCCTATATCCATGACGCCGGCGCGTTGCCGCCGCTGCAGAGCTTCGCGCTTGGCGCGGCGGAATCGCCCGAACAGTCGGTCACGCTGTTGATCCGCGTCGAAGCACTCACGGGTGGCGCGCCAATCGTGCTGAGCGGCCCGGGTATCCAGCACACCGCGACGATTGCTCCAGTCGGCCTGCCCGAACGTTTCTGGCGCGAACGCGCCGCCCTCGCTCCGCTCTTTCCCTGCGGTGTCGATTGTTATCTCGTCTGCGGCGCACGCCTGATCGGCCTGCCGCGCACAACTCAAGCGAAGGTGAACTGA
- a CDS encoding carbon-phosphorus lyase complex subunit PhnI yields the protein MYVAVKGGERAIEASWRLLDKARRGDTRLAELSVAQIREQLRLAVARVMTEGSVYDEDLAALAIKQAAGDLVEAIFLLRAYRTTLPRFGYTQPIDTEAMQVERRISATFKDVPGGQLLGATYDYTQRLLDFALLADGDADSDAHGNTAASATSSSSSRTAGSEVEAMPRVVTLLDKEGLIEQERPTPNAPEPGDLSREPLAFPASRATRLQNLARGDEGFLLAMGYATQRGYAHSHPFAGEIRFGTIAVEMELDELGEAVEIGDIDITECQMINQFAGSGAVPPTFTQGYGLAFGHSERKAMAMALVDRALRAEELGETLASPTQDIEFMLSHSDNVEASGFVQHLKLPHYVDFQSELELVRRLRAQHAAQSQDQGIEQRADQTNGQQEQAA from the coding sequence ATGTACGTTGCCGTCAAGGGTGGAGAACGCGCGATCGAAGCGTCGTGGCGTCTGCTCGACAAGGCACGCCGCGGCGACACGCGGCTAGCCGAACTCAGCGTCGCGCAGATTCGCGAACAATTGCGCCTGGCGGTAGCGCGCGTCATGACCGAAGGTTCGGTCTACGATGAAGACCTCGCCGCGCTCGCCATCAAGCAGGCCGCCGGCGATCTGGTCGAAGCGATCTTCCTGCTGCGCGCGTATCGCACCACACTGCCGCGCTTCGGCTACACGCAACCGATCGATACCGAAGCGATGCAGGTGGAGCGCCGTATTTCAGCGACCTTCAAGGACGTGCCCGGCGGCCAGTTGCTGGGCGCGACTTACGATTACACGCAGCGTCTGCTGGATTTCGCGCTGTTAGCGGATGGCGATGCGGATAGCGATGCGCATGGCAACACGGCGGCAAGCGCGACGTCGTCGTCTTCGAGTCGAACTGCCGGCTCTGAAGTGGAAGCCATGCCCCGCGTCGTCACCTTGCTCGACAAAGAAGGTCTGATCGAACAGGAACGCCCCACGCCGAACGCGCCGGAACCCGGCGACCTCTCGCGTGAGCCGCTCGCCTTTCCGGCGAGCCGCGCCACGCGTCTGCAAAATCTCGCGCGCGGCGACGAAGGCTTTCTGCTCGCCATGGGATACGCGACGCAGCGCGGTTACGCGCACTCGCATCCGTTCGCGGGCGAGATCCGCTTCGGCACGATCGCCGTGGAAATGGAACTCGACGAGTTGGGCGAAGCGGTTGAAATCGGCGACATCGACATAACCGAATGCCAGATGATCAATCAGTTCGCCGGCAGCGGCGCCGTGCCGCCCACCTTCACGCAAGGCTACGGTCTCGCGTTCGGTCACTCAGAGCGCAAGGCAATGGCGATGGCGCTCGTGGATCGCGCATTGCGCGCCGAGGAACTCGGTGAAACGCTGGCCTCGCCCACGCAAGATATCGAATTCATGCTCTCGCATAGCGATAACGTCGAAGCGTCCGGGTTCGTGCAGCATCTGAAACTGCCCCACTACGTCGACTTTCAGTCGGAGCTGGAACTCGTGCGCCGTTTGCGCGCGCAGCACGCCGCGCAGAGTCAGGATCAGGGCATCGAGCAACGCGCGGATCAAACCAACGGTCAGCAGGAGCAGGCAGCATGA
- a CDS encoding alpha-D-ribose 1-methylphosphonate 5-phosphate C-P-lyase PhnJ, whose protein sequence is MNAPDTSHANASYDSAADGYNFAYLDEQTKRMLRRALLKAVAVPGYQVPFASREMPLPFGWGTGGIQVTAAIIGRQDTLKVIDQGSDETTNAVNIRRFFARTTGVATTRRTVEATIIQTRHRIPETPLTDRQILVYQVPMPEPLFRLEPRVAECKKLHALADYGLISVKLYEDIVHHGSIATTYDYPVIVNHRYLTSPSPIPKFDNPKMHMNPALQLFGAGRERRIHAIPPYTHVRSLDFDDHPFEVQKWQHACALCGSTESFLDEMIVDDAGKRMFVCSDSDYCHERRGDEEPDLPLRAAREGEHA, encoded by the coding sequence ATGAACGCGCCCGACACATCCCACGCCAACGCCTCGTACGACAGCGCGGCCGACGGCTACAACTTCGCGTACCTCGACGAGCAGACCAAACGCATGCTGCGCCGCGCCTTGCTCAAGGCGGTGGCCGTGCCGGGGTATCAGGTGCCGTTCGCTTCGCGTGAAATGCCGCTGCCGTTCGGCTGGGGCACCGGCGGCATTCAGGTCACCGCGGCGATCATCGGCCGACAGGACACGCTGAAGGTGATCGATCAGGGCTCCGACGAAACCACCAACGCGGTCAATATTCGCCGTTTTTTCGCGCGCACCACCGGCGTGGCGACCACGCGCCGCACGGTCGAGGCGACGATCATCCAGACCCGTCACCGCATTCCCGAAACACCGCTCACGGACAGGCAGATTCTGGTCTATCAGGTACCAATGCCCGAGCCGCTCTTTCGCCTCGAACCGCGCGTCGCCGAGTGCAAGAAGCTGCATGCGCTCGCCGATTACGGCCTGATCAGCGTGAAGCTCTATGAGGACATCGTGCATCACGGCAGCATCGCGACCACCTACGACTACCCGGTGATCGTCAACCACCGTTATCTGACTTCGCCTTCGCCTATTCCGAAGTTCGACAACCCGAAGATGCATATGAACCCCGCGCTGCAATTGTTCGGCGCCGGCCGCGAGCGTCGCATTCACGCGATTCCGCCTTACACGCACGTGCGCAGCCTCGACTTCGACGATCATCCGTTCGAAGTGCAGAAGTGGCAACACGCCTGCGCGCTATGTGGTTCGACTGAGAGCTTCCTCGACGAAATGATCGTCGACGATGCGGGCAAACGCATGTTCGTCTGCTCCGACAGCGACTACTGCCACGAACGCCGCGGCGACGAAGAACCCGATTTGCCGTTGCGTGCCGCGCGCGAGGGAGAACACGCATGA